The Pleomorphomonas sp. T1.2MG-36 genome contains a region encoding:
- a CDS encoding GNAT family N-acetyltransferase, with protein MSTSFDIRDAVAADAEGIAAIYNHAVLHTTAIWIDTPVDVANRAAWLAGVQRQGYPVLVAADAAGAVLGYAAFIDWRPFDGDSHTVEHSIYIRHDARGRGVGKALMAALIARARALGKHVMIAAIDAANPASLALHKTLGFVEVGLLPQVGMKFGHWRNLAFLQLTLDERKTPEG; from the coding sequence ATGAGCACTTCATTCGACATCCGCGACGCCGTGGCGGCCGACGCCGAGGGCATCGCCGCCATCTACAATCACGCCGTCCTCCACACCACCGCCATCTGGATCGACACGCCGGTCGACGTCGCCAACCGCGCCGCCTGGCTCGCCGGCGTGCAGCGGCAGGGCTACCCCGTGCTGGTGGCGGCGGACGCGGCCGGCGCCGTGCTCGGCTACGCCGCCTTCATCGACTGGCGCCCCTTCGACGGCGACAGCCACACGGTGGAACACTCGATCTACATCCGCCACGACGCGCGCGGCCGAGGCGTTGGCAAGGCGTTGATGGCAGCGCTGATCGCCCGCGCCCGGGCGCTCGGCAAACACGTGATGATCGCCGCCATCGACGCCGCCAACCCCGCCTCGCTCGCCCTGCACAAGACGCTCGGCTTCGTCGAAGTCGGCCTGCTCCCGCAAGTGGGCATGAAGTTCGGCCACTGGCGCAACCTCGCCTTCCTGCAACTGACGCTCGATGAGAGAA